In the Maribacter sp. MJ134 genome, one interval contains:
- a CDS encoding TonB-dependent receptor family protein has translation MKHICILFFLFLNVLGISQDPQKRDSITVLNEVVLIDTLTAKNSIGIVPSKIIGAKVFQNYSPVDLVNSINQVSGVYALSGALNTNRITIRGVGARTPFGTDKLRLYYNNIPVTNGTGFSTIEAFDLENLTSMEIIKGPKATGFGTNLGGAIVLNTKKIRNQPTKFTNNTTIGSYGLLKNSLGFVHSDENFHLTLQYGHMEIDGYRENNRFERDGILLNSNFRLSSKSELGLLVNHIDYTAQIASSISQSAFDEDPTQAAFTWRSAQGFESNNYTLIGLSHTYKHNAKLQNTTSLFYTYLDHYEPRPFNILDEYTNGYGFRTLFSGALGINRPNLQYTFGGELYKDEFTWGTFENLYEDNNGNGSLQGDRIADNKEFRRQFNGFATVTGPISQNFTAQLGININKTNYNFRDLFNTGALNKSAERNFNALLLPSLDLTYLLRNDVELFANLSRGFSNPSLEETLTPDGLINPDIKQETGTNYELGLRKNNGSFTMEAALYHMRINNLLVAERVGDDQFIGRNAGKTQHQGLDLDISYRLSLSEKISATPFVSYTFSDHSFIDFVDGDEDFSGNQLTGVPKHRIVSGLQTNFGNGLYWNTTYQFVDRISLRDEETLFSDSFSVLNTRIGFKTTILQKLLLGLDFGINNILNTTYAQSVLINASSFGGRKPRYFYPGNDRNYYGSLKLNYTL, from the coding sequence ATGAAGCATATCTGTATACTCTTTTTTCTTTTTCTCAACGTCCTTGGTATAAGTCAAGACCCCCAGAAAAGAGATAGTATTACCGTATTGAACGAAGTAGTACTGATCGATACTCTAACGGCTAAAAATAGTATTGGTATAGTACCTTCTAAAATAATCGGAGCCAAAGTCTTTCAGAATTATAGTCCTGTAGATCTTGTGAACTCCATTAATCAAGTTTCTGGTGTGTATGCCTTATCCGGTGCTTTAAACACCAATAGAATTACCATTCGTGGGGTTGGCGCGCGTACCCCTTTTGGCACGGACAAACTACGCTTGTACTACAACAACATACCTGTCACCAATGGAACAGGATTTTCTACCATAGAAGCTTTTGATTTGGAAAATCTAACTTCAATGGAAATCATAAAAGGTCCCAAAGCAACAGGATTTGGGACAAATCTTGGTGGCGCAATTGTCTTGAATACCAAAAAAATAAGAAATCAGCCTACAAAATTTACCAATAACACTACCATTGGCTCCTACGGACTTCTCAAAAACAGTTTAGGTTTTGTACACTCGGATGAGAACTTTCACCTAACACTACAATATGGACACATGGAAATTGATGGGTATCGCGAAAACAATAGATTTGAGCGAGATGGTATTCTATTGAACTCAAATTTCAGATTAAGTTCTAAAAGTGAATTAGGTCTTTTAGTGAACCATATTGATTATACCGCCCAGATAGCTAGTTCCATTAGTCAATCCGCTTTTGACGAGGATCCAACACAGGCTGCATTTACTTGGAGATCCGCCCAAGGTTTCGAAAGTAATAACTATACGCTTATCGGACTTTCCCATACATATAAACACAATGCTAAACTCCAAAACACCACTAGTCTATTTTACACCTATCTAGACCATTATGAACCCAGACCCTTTAATATTCTGGACGAATATACCAATGGATATGGCTTCCGCACACTATTCTCCGGAGCTCTTGGCATAAATCGACCTAATTTACAGTATACTTTTGGAGGCGAATTGTACAAAGATGAATTCACGTGGGGAACTTTTGAAAATTTATATGAAGACAATAACGGAAACGGCAGTTTACAGGGTGATAGAATAGCTGACAATAAAGAATTTCGTAGGCAATTCAACGGTTTTGCCACCGTCACCGGTCCTATTTCTCAAAACTTTACTGCGCAATTGGGCATCAACATAAACAAGACCAACTATAACTTCAGGGACTTATTTAATACTGGCGCACTTAATAAAAGTGCCGAAAGGAATTTTAACGCCTTGTTACTACCCAGTCTAGACCTTACCTATTTGCTAAGAAATGACGTTGAACTCTTCGCAAATCTAAGCCGAGGTTTCTCTAATCCGAGTTTAGAAGAAACCTTAACCCCGGATGGACTAATAAATCCCGATATTAAGCAAGAAACCGGTACCAATTACGAACTTGGATTACGAAAGAACAATGGTTCGTTTACAATGGAGGCCGCGCTATACCACATGCGTATAAACAACCTACTAGTTGCCGAGCGTGTTGGAGATGACCAGTTCATAGGTAGAAATGCAGGCAAGACCCAACATCAAGGGTTAGACCTAGACATCAGCTATAGGCTGTCGCTTTCGGAAAAAATAAGTGCCACGCCTTTTGTGAGTTATACTTTTAGCGATCACTCCTTTATAGATTTTGTTGACGGTGACGAAGATTTTTCCGGAAACCAATTGACCGGAGTACCAAAACATCGTATCGTTTCTGGGTTACAGACTAATTTTGGAAACGGTTTGTATTGGAATACCACCTATCAATTTGTGGATAGAATATCGCTTCGTGACGAAGAAACCCTATTCAGCGATTCTTTTTCAGTGCTAAATACCCGTATTGGATTCAAAACAACCATACTTCAAAAACTATTACTTGGTCTAGATTTTGGTATAAACAATATCCTCAATACTACTTATGCACAGTCCGTTCTCATTAACGCCAGCAGTTTCGGAGGCAGGAAACCCCGCTACTTCTATCCTGGAAACGATAGAAATTATTATGGAAGTTTAAAACTGAACTATACACTTTAA
- a CDS encoding DUF3575 domain-containing protein, producing MKNILLISVLFVTSNSLLGQAYPAFSNNHEVKFNIGHFLATTTVEGSYEYYLNEDTSVGGTLYFNSDATDYNGNFGIGPNLRAYFGYNPRSGFFAEAFGLYYTGENEDLTETLGSRNNDFGTLALGLGLGTKWATRSERFTLEINGGLGRNINPEDFQNSFMYRAGLSIGFRF from the coding sequence ATGAAAAATATACTTCTTATCTCCGTACTCTTTGTAACATCTAATTCATTGTTAGGGCAGGCCTATCCTGCTTTTTCCAACAATCATGAAGTAAAATTCAATATCGGTCACTTTTTAGCTACTACCACCGTAGAGGGTTCCTATGAATATTATTTGAACGAGGATACGAGCGTTGGCGGAACACTATATTTTAATAGTGATGCCACAGATTATAACGGTAATTTTGGAATTGGTCCCAACCTCCGTGCTTACTTTGGGTACAATCCCAGGAGTGGTTTTTTCGCAGAAGCTTTTGGCCTCTACTATACTGGCGAAAATGAGGACCTAACCGAAACTCTTGGAAGCCGCAATAATGATTTTGGAACCTTGGCTTTAGGTCTTGGGCTAGGAACCAAATGGGCAACGCGAAGCGAGCGTTTTACCCTGGAAATAAATGGTGGACTAGGAAGAAACATTAACCCTGAAGATTTTCAAAATTCATTCATGTACAGGGCAGGACTGTCCATAGGGTTTCGATTTTAA
- a CDS encoding exodeoxyribonuclease III, with product MKIVSYNVNGIRAALKKGFIEWLQSVNPDVVCLQEIKAQEDQLDLTVFEDAGYTYNYWYSAQKKGYSGVAILSKTEPDHIEFGTGIETMDFEGRNLRADFGDISIMSMYLPSGTNMDRLDFKLNYMAEIQEYFNELRKENPNLIVLGDYNICHEAIDIHNPVGLKNVSGFLPVEREWIGNLIASGFIDSFRHFNKEPDNYTWWSYRANARNNNKGWRLDYAMVAEPLRDRLKRSVILSEAKHSDHCPILVEVE from the coding sequence ATGAAAATTGTATCGTACAATGTTAACGGTATCCGAGCGGCTTTGAAAAAAGGGTTCATAGAATGGTTGCAATCGGTAAACCCTGATGTCGTTTGTCTACAAGAAATCAAGGCACAAGAAGATCAATTGGACCTCACTGTTTTTGAAGATGCGGGCTATACCTATAATTATTGGTACAGTGCGCAGAAGAAGGGTTATAGTGGGGTTGCTATTCTTTCAAAAACGGAGCCAGACCATATTGAGTTTGGCACAGGTATTGAAACTATGGACTTCGAAGGAAGAAATCTAAGGGCAGATTTCGGGGATATTTCGATTATGAGTATGTATCTACCGTCTGGCACTAATATGGATAGACTCGATTTTAAGCTGAATTACATGGCGGAAATTCAAGAATATTTCAATGAATTGCGAAAAGAAAATCCAAATCTTATTGTTCTTGGAGATTATAATATATGCCACGAGGCCATCGATATTCATAACCCTGTAGGGCTTAAAAACGTATCCGGGTTTTTACCGGTAGAACGAGAGTGGATCGGTAATCTGATAGCAAGCGGTTTCATAGACAGCTTCCGTCATTTCAATAAGGAACCTGACAATTACACGTGGTGGAGTTATAGAGCTAATGCAAGAAACAACAATAAGGGTTGGCGCCTGGATTATGCTATGGTTGCGGAACCTTTAAGGGACAGATTAAAGCGTTCTGTAATACTATCAGAAGCTAAACATAGCGATCACTGTCCTATTTTGGTCGAGGTAGAATAA
- a CDS encoding FG-GAP repeat domain-containing protein: MLKNRLPLLFAFPLSILIWLSGNEVKEEYLSVVDTVVIDTVEVQDKGATLAAMYCATCHTLPKPESLDKRTWENSVLPNMGLRLGLKIDGKNWDDTMSKVEADIVRSLKIYPEYPLISKQDWALVKQYYLNNAPEELPAQTREKDISNTVFPFSAQSISIGDSKLPQVSLLRFDPNTSELYIGDFQSLIAIDTRGNITNTWDLESPASDIKFVEFKEPLLLTLGKLSPSDQALGKLLRLDTNVSSGKNDILLSSLKRPVNFQVEDLNDDGLKDLILCSFGHYAGKLSWLDNFDTSKEHVLNTLPGTRKVEISDFNGDGRPDIMALMTQAREQITIYYNQGNNTFEEKNVLSFDAVNGTSYFELADFNGDGYQDILVTNGDNRDYSPIDKPYHGIRIYLNDGNAMFKESFFYPMYDCGKAMTRDFDGDGDLDIIGAALYSEYTDKRNAKESVVYLENKGGLNFAPSYMEVPIHGNWLTMEVGDFNKDAKLDVMLGTYIYNIPEMISITMNTGTNTFPQVLLLTNLSK; this comes from the coding sequence ATGCTTAAGAACAGACTTCCTTTACTTTTTGCTTTTCCACTATCAATTTTAATTTGGTTGTCTGGAAATGAGGTTAAAGAGGAGTATTTGTCTGTTGTTGATACTGTTGTTATCGATACCGTAGAGGTACAAGATAAAGGAGCAACTTTGGCAGCTATGTATTGCGCTACTTGTCATACATTACCTAAGCCAGAATCATTGGATAAAAGAACTTGGGAAAATAGTGTCCTACCCAATATGGGCCTGCGTTTAGGTCTTAAAATAGATGGGAAAAACTGGGATGATACCATGAGCAAAGTGGAAGCCGATATCGTTAGAAGCTTGAAGATATACCCCGAGTATCCATTAATTTCCAAACAGGATTGGGCGTTGGTAAAACAGTACTACCTCAATAACGCACCAGAAGAGCTGCCTGCTCAAACCAGAGAAAAGGATATAAGTAACACCGTCTTTCCGTTTAGTGCCCAGAGTATCAGTATTGGAGATTCTAAGTTACCCCAAGTAAGTTTACTTCGTTTTGATCCAAACACTTCAGAACTTTATATCGGAGATTTTCAGAGTCTAATCGCAATTGATACCAGAGGAAACATTACCAATACATGGGATTTGGAGAGTCCGGCATCCGATATTAAATTCGTAGAATTCAAGGAACCATTGCTCCTTACCTTGGGCAAGCTTTCACCATCTGATCAAGCCTTAGGTAAATTGTTGCGGTTAGATACGAATGTGAGTTCTGGTAAAAACGATATTTTACTGTCCAGTTTAAAACGGCCTGTGAATTTTCAGGTGGAGGATCTGAACGATGATGGGTTAAAGGATTTAATTTTGTGCAGTTTTGGCCACTATGCCGGGAAACTTTCTTGGTTAGATAATTTTGATACTTCAAAAGAGCATGTTCTAAATACTCTGCCGGGAACAAGAAAAGTAGAGATTTCCGATTTTAATGGGGATGGCAGACCTGATATCATGGCTCTTATGACCCAAGCCAGGGAGCAAATAACAATTTACTATAATCAGGGGAACAACACTTTTGAAGAAAAGAATGTGTTAAGTTTTGATGCCGTAAATGGCACTAGTTATTTTGAGTTGGCAGATTTTAATGGAGATGGTTATCAAGATATCTTGGTAACGAACGGGGATAATCGAGACTATTCCCCAATAGATAAACCCTATCACGGAATACGGATTTATTTAAATGACGGTAACGCTATGTTTAAAGAGTCTTTTTTCTACCCCATGTACGATTGTGGCAAGGCAATGACCCGCGATTTTGATGGCGATGGTGACCTTGATATTATTGGAGCGGCGCTGTATTCGGAATACACGGACAAACGAAACGCAAAGGAAAGCGTTGTTTATCTGGAAAATAAAGGAGGATTGAATTTTGCCCCATCCTATATGGAAGTGCCTATTCATGGCAATTGGCTAACCATGGAAGTAGGGGATTTTAACAAGGACGCTAAACTAGATGTTATGTTGGGAACTTACATTTACAATATTCCTGAAATGATTTCCATTACCATGAATACCGGGACAAACACTTTTCCACAGGTATTGCTTTTGACCAATCTATCCAAGTAA
- a CDS encoding NADP(H)-dependent aldo-keto reductase, giving the protein MKYTTLPHTDIEVSKICLGTMTWGKQNTEEEGHEQMDYALDQGVNFFDTAELYPVPAEAERYGHTEKIIGSWFKKNGNRDKVVLASKIAGNGDYTKFIRSTGFSRASIIEAVEGSLERLQTDYIDLYQLHWPERNTNYFGKRGYEHEITDYWEDNFHQVLETLRDLIREGKIRHVGISNETPWGTMRYLEESKVHATLPRTITIQNPYNLLNRLFEVGLAEVSMREKIGLLAYSPLGFGALSGKYLGGRMPEGSRVSLFPRFDRYNGEIATKATQKYYELAQANDLSLAQMALAFVNTRPFVTSNIIGATSIKQLAENIASIDVSLSEDILKGIESVHNSIPNPAP; this is encoded by the coding sequence ATGAAGTACACCACGCTGCCACATACTGATATTGAAGTAAGTAAAATTTGTCTGGGCACTATGACCTGGGGTAAGCAAAATACAGAGGAAGAAGGTCATGAGCAAATGGATTATGCTTTGGACCAAGGGGTAAATTTTTTTGATACGGCAGAGTTATATCCGGTACCTGCAGAAGCTGAAAGATATGGACACACGGAGAAAATAATAGGAAGTTGGTTTAAGAAAAATGGGAACAGAGATAAGGTGGTGTTGGCCTCTAAAATTGCCGGTAATGGCGATTACACCAAGTTTATCCGATCTACTGGTTTTTCTAGGGCATCTATTATAGAGGCGGTGGAGGGTAGTCTGGAAAGACTTCAAACAGATTATATTGATTTGTATCAATTACACTGGCCAGAACGCAATACTAATTATTTTGGAAAGAGAGGGTACGAGCATGAGATTACCGACTATTGGGAAGACAATTTCCATCAGGTTCTAGAAACCCTGCGAGATTTGATACGCGAAGGAAAAATTAGGCATGTAGGCATATCCAATGAGACACCTTGGGGAACTATGCGTTATCTAGAGGAGAGTAAAGTGCATGCCACCTTACCAAGAACCATAACCATACAAAACCCATATAATTTATTGAATAGGCTTTTTGAAGTTGGACTTGCTGAGGTCTCCATGCGCGAAAAAATAGGCCTGTTAGCGTATTCTCCACTAGGCTTTGGCGCATTGAGCGGAAAATATTTAGGAGGAAGAATGCCAGAAGGTTCTAGAGTATCGTTATTTCCTAGATTTGACCGCTATAATGGGGAGATAGCCACTAAAGCTACACAAAAATACTACGAATTGGCACAGGCGAACGATTTATCGCTTGCTCAGATGGCTCTTGCCTTTGTAAATACTAGACCTTTTGTGACCAGTAATATTATAGGTGCAACTTCAATAAAACAGCTGGCTGAAAATATAGCGAGTATTGATGTCTCATTATCGGAGGATATCCTAAAAGGCATAGAGTCGGTTCATAATAGTATACCTAATCCTGCGCCATAA
- the radA gene encoding DNA repair protein RadA, whose amino-acid sequence MAKTKTAFFCQNCGTQYAKWVGQCSACKEWNTVVEEVVQKEEKTSWKTPENQARRVSKPLLVNEISTEKELRLNTFDLEFNRVLGGGLVPGALVLLGGEPGVGKSTLLLQIALKLPYKTLYVSGEESQKQIRMRADRIFPNSETCFILTETKTQNIFKQIEATEPDIVVIDSIQTLHSDYIESAAGSISQIRECTAELIKFAKETNTPVILIGHITKDGSIAGPKILEHMVDTVLQFEGDRNYVYRILRSLKNRFGSTAELGIYEMQGNGLREVNNPSEVLISKNEDGLSGTAIASTVEGMRPLLVEIQALVSTAVYGTPQRSTTGYNAKRLNMLLAVLEKRAGFKLGAKDVFLNITGGISVDDPAIDLAVIAAILSSNEDIPIEKGICFAAEVGLAGEIRPVQRVEQRILEAEKLGYTTIIVSKNNKIGLKNTKIKVLLASKIEDVVRGLFD is encoded by the coding sequence ATGGCTAAAACAAAAACTGCATTTTTTTGTCAGAATTGCGGAACACAATACGCAAAATGGGTGGGACAATGTTCCGCGTGTAAAGAATGGAACACCGTGGTAGAAGAAGTTGTTCAAAAGGAGGAAAAAACAAGTTGGAAAACACCCGAAAACCAAGCTAGAAGAGTTTCCAAACCACTTCTTGTTAATGAAATAAGTACAGAGAAAGAACTTCGGTTAAATACGTTTGACCTTGAATTTAACCGCGTTCTAGGCGGAGGGTTAGTCCCAGGAGCCCTGGTGCTTTTGGGCGGAGAGCCCGGGGTAGGAAAAAGCACCCTGCTTCTTCAAATAGCACTTAAATTACCCTATAAAACCTTATACGTGTCCGGGGAAGAAAGTCAAAAGCAAATACGTATGCGTGCAGACCGCATATTTCCAAATAGTGAAACTTGTTTTATACTAACGGAGACCAAAACTCAAAATATATTCAAACAGATTGAAGCTACAGAGCCAGATATTGTAGTTATAGATTCTATACAGACCTTACATTCCGATTATATTGAGTCCGCCGCCGGAAGCATCTCTCAGATAAGGGAATGTACAGCAGAGCTTATCAAATTTGCTAAAGAAACCAATACTCCGGTAATCTTAATTGGTCATATTACAAAAGATGGTTCCATTGCTGGCCCAAAAATTCTAGAACACATGGTAGACACGGTGCTTCAGTTCGAGGGTGACCGTAATTATGTTTACAGAATTCTGAGATCTTTAAAAAATAGGTTCGGTTCTACCGCCGAGTTGGGAATATATGAAATGCAGGGTAATGGATTACGCGAGGTGAACAATCCTTCCGAGGTACTCATCTCTAAAAACGAGGACGGCCTTAGTGGTACTGCGATTGCATCTACCGTAGAGGGAATGCGACCCCTACTTGTAGAAATCCAAGCTTTAGTGAGCACCGCCGTATATGGCACACCGCAACGTTCTACTACGGGTTATAATGCAAAGCGATTGAATATGTTGTTAGCAGTATTAGAAAAGCGTGCTGGCTTTAAACTAGGGGCTAAAGATGTATTCCTGAATATAACCGGTGGTATTTCTGTTGATGATCCAGCTATTGATTTGGCCGTTATTGCAGCAATCTTATCCAGTAATGAGGACATCCCCATAGAAAAAGGAATTTGTTTTGCCGCAGAGGTTGGCCTCGCTGGGGAAATAAGACCCGTACAACGAGTAGAACAAAGAATTCTCGAAGCAGAAAAATTGGGCTACACTACGATTATTGTATCCAAAAACAATAAGATAGGACTTAAGAATACCAAGATAAAAGTGTTGTTAGCCTCAAAAATCGAAGATGTTGTCAGAGGCTTATTCGATTAA
- a CDS encoding alpha/beta hydrolase translates to MQRIFLLLMLSVGFLANAQVKQEIFESFKLQERRDVQYYFPENLDDTKKYPLIIVLDGNYLFDQVVATSKFYSRFHGMPESIIVGINQSKDDLRYEDCAFEPDSGLPSEKGKKFFEFLGMELIPYLDLNFSTAPFKMIVGYDITANFQNYWLFKDNSLFNAYVSISPTLAPEMGTRVASRLGAFDKQIFYQLIVEGEKNKGTAAVLEMNTALKAIEKESLHYFFDEYKSADHISVATYGIGKAFDNIFGMFKPISPKEYKTQILTSEDPVFDYLENKYKGIEDLFGFSKPVELNDIMAIYAASRKKEDFESLKPLSDLCKQQYPETMLGFYFEGEYYEQLGEPKKALKTFEKAFQMEEIDFLTKEMALEKMDALKADFGF, encoded by the coding sequence ATGCAGCGTATTTTTCTTCTTTTGATGCTATCCGTAGGGTTTTTAGCCAACGCACAGGTAAAACAAGAAATCTTTGAATCTTTCAAACTTCAGGAAAGAAGGGATGTGCAATACTATTTTCCGGAAAATCTAGATGACACCAAAAAATACCCTTTAATTATTGTTTTAGACGGCAACTATCTTTTTGATCAGGTGGTCGCCACCTCAAAGTTCTATAGTAGATTCCATGGTATGCCAGAAAGTATTATCGTTGGAATAAACCAAAGCAAAGATGATTTAAGGTATGAAGACTGCGCCTTTGAGCCAGATAGTGGATTACCAAGCGAGAAGGGAAAGAAATTCTTCGAATTCTTGGGAATGGAGCTAATACCTTATCTAGACCTTAATTTCAGCACTGCGCCTTTTAAAATGATCGTAGGCTATGATATAACCGCTAATTTTCAAAACTATTGGTTGTTTAAGGACAATTCCCTTTTTAATGCATACGTGAGTATATCCCCGACATTAGCACCAGAAATGGGAACTAGGGTCGCGAGTAGATTAGGAGCATTTGATAAGCAAATATTTTACCAACTGATCGTAGAAGGAGAAAAAAATAAAGGAACTGCTGCCGTGCTGGAGATGAATACGGCCCTTAAAGCTATTGAAAAGGAAAGTTTACATTATTTCTTTGACGAATATAAGAGCGCCGACCACATATCCGTAGCAACGTATGGTATAGGGAAAGCTTTTGATAACATTTTTGGAATGTTTAAACCCATAAGCCCTAAAGAATATAAAACACAAATATTGACGTCTGAAGATCCTGTTTTTGACTACCTCGAAAATAAATACAAAGGCATTGAAGACCTTTTTGGTTTTAGTAAACCAGTAGAACTGAATGATATTATGGCTATCTATGCAGCATCTAGAAAAAAAGAAGATTTTGAATCATTAAAACCTTTATCCGACCTCTGTAAGCAGCAATATCCGGAAACAATGCTTGGCTTCTATTTTGAAGGTGAATATTACGAGCAGTTAGGAGAGCCTAAAAAAGCTTTGAAAACTTTTGAAAAAGCCTTTCAGATGGAAGAAATAGATTTTTTGACCAAAGAAATGGCTCTTGAAAAAATGGATGCCCTAAAAGCCGATTTTGGTTTTTAG
- a CDS encoding YbhN family protein codes for MTNSLKKTLKTVLPIAIGVFLVLYWYYNTAPSDREQILFYIKEANVFWITISLILGLLGHISRAIRWNYLLEPLGYKPKLINNIFMIFMAYLANLGVPRTGEILRATALTTYEGVPFEKGFGTIVTERVIDVFMLLLVVVITLVLQTEIIITFFQERGLNLNSIFILLVAGVIGFLIFVLFIKKSESNIALRIKSFVKGLLDGVFSIFKMKRKWAFVAHTFFIWSCYIGMMWVIKFTVPSTANLGLSEVMVAFVFGAFAMATTNGGVGLFPILVSKALALFGIQEVSGDAFGWIMWIAQTLMNIVFGAISFLLLPLLNRNR; via the coding sequence TTGACCAATTCCCTAAAGAAAACCTTAAAAACAGTCCTCCCCATTGCCATAGGAGTATTCCTTGTCCTCTATTGGTATTACAACACGGCGCCTTCCGATCGCGAACAGATTTTATTCTATATTAAAGAGGCTAATGTTTTTTGGATTACCATTTCTCTAATTCTTGGCTTACTGGGACATATATCAAGGGCCATAAGGTGGAACTATCTCTTGGAACCTTTGGGGTATAAACCCAAATTAATCAATAATATTTTTATGATCTTCATGGCTTATTTGGCCAATTTAGGTGTACCAAGAACCGGAGAAATATTAAGAGCAACTGCACTTACCACTTATGAAGGAGTCCCCTTTGAAAAAGGTTTTGGCACTATTGTTACCGAGCGTGTTATTGATGTCTTTATGCTTTTACTCGTTGTCGTTATTACCTTGGTGCTTCAGACAGAAATAATAATTACGTTTTTTCAAGAGCGTGGACTTAACCTTAATAGTATTTTCATACTGTTGGTAGCCGGCGTAATTGGTTTTTTAATATTTGTGTTATTCATAAAGAAATCGGAGTCTAACATTGCCCTACGTATAAAGTCTTTTGTAAAAGGCTTGTTAGACGGGGTTTTCAGTATTTTCAAAATGAAGCGGAAATGGGCATTTGTAGCACACACCTTTTTTATCTGGTCATGCTATATCGGCATGATGTGGGTTATTAAATTCACGGTCCCTTCTACAGCGAATTTAGGGCTTAGTGAGGTTATGGTCGCTTTTGTTTTTGGCGCATTTGCTATGGCTACCACCAATGGCGGGGTAGGACTTTTCCCCATATTGGTAAGCAAAGCTTTGGCGCTATTTGGTATACAAGAAGTTTCGGGAGATGCATTCGGTTGGATAATGTGGATCGCACAAACCCTTATGAACATTGTTTTTGGTGCAATATCTTTTCTCCTATTACCGTTATTGAACCGTAATAGGTAG
- the panD gene encoding aspartate 1-decarboxylase — MQIEVVKSKIHRVKVTGADLNYIGSITIDEDLMDAANIIKGEKVQIVNNNNGERLETYAIPGPRGSGEITLNGAASRRVAVGDILILITYARMDIEEAKIFNPSLVFPNEENNLLL, encoded by the coding sequence ATGCAAATAGAAGTAGTTAAATCGAAAATTCATCGTGTAAAAGTTACAGGTGCAGACCTTAATTATATCGGCAGCATTACCATTGACGAAGATTTAATGGACGCCGCCAACATTATTAAAGGTGAAAAAGTACAAATCGTTAACAACAACAACGGAGAACGGCTTGAGACTTATGCCATTCCCGGACCAAGGGGAAGCGGTGAGATTACCCTGAACGGTGCGGCCTCTAGACGCGTAGCCGTCGGCGATATCCTAATATTGATCACGTACGCTAGAATGGATATAGAGGAAGCCAAAATCTTTAACCCGTCTTTAGTTTTTCCAAATGAGGAAAACAACTTGTTGCTTTAA
- the panC gene encoding pantoate--beta-alanine ligase — MLPVKTKKELLSHLKKLSPHGNLGLVPTMGALHQGHASLIKRAVSENEHVVVTIFVNPTQFDNSEDLKKYPNTLSKDLKLVHNIAPKIMVFAPSIQEIYDDTVVSKTYDFHGLDKVMEGEFRDDHFNGVGTIVETLLRLIKPTKAYFGEKDFQQLRIIQKLTEIEKIPVEIVPCPIVREPHGLAMSSRNERLDASLRLKASLIYSTLKTAKEKFGTESASSLREWVSGVFQSDNDFKLEYFDITDVETLTPIQRKQENIKYRAFIAVYAAEVRLIDNIALN, encoded by the coding sequence ATGCTCCCCGTTAAAACAAAAAAAGAGCTTTTAAGTCACTTGAAAAAGCTATCTCCTCATGGTAATCTTGGACTGGTCCCTACCATGGGGGCTTTACATCAAGGCCATGCTTCTTTAATCAAAAGAGCCGTCTCGGAAAATGAACACGTTGTCGTTACCATTTTTGTAAACCCGACCCAATTTGATAATTCGGAAGATTTAAAAAAATACCCTAACACTCTCAGTAAAGACTTGAAATTGGTTCATAATATTGCTCCTAAAATTATGGTCTTTGCCCCTTCAATTCAAGAAATCTATGATGATACCGTGGTTTCAAAAACCTACGATTTTCACGGTCTGGACAAAGTAATGGAGGGAGAATTTAGAGACGACCATTTTAATGGCGTTGGCACAATAGTGGAAACCCTTCTAAGGCTTATAAAACCTACAAAGGCCTACTTCGGAGAAAAAGATTTTCAACAACTGCGCATCATTCAAAAATTGACCGAAATCGAAAAAATACCAGTTGAAATCGTACCCTGCCCTATTGTACGAGAACCACATGGTTTGGCCATGAGCTCCAGAAATGAAAGACTAGATGCTTCGCTAAGACTTAAGGCCAGTTTAATTTACAGCACTTTAAAAACTGCCAAAGAAAAATTTGGCACGGAAAGTGCTTCTAGTTTAAGGGAATGGGTTAGTGGGGTTTTCCAGTCTGATAACGATTTTAAATTAGAGTATTTTGATATTACCGATGTGGAAACATTGACTCCTATTCAAAGAAAACAAGAAAATATAAAATATAGGGCCTTCATAGCCGTTTACGCTGCAGAAGTTAGACTTATTGATAACATAGCCCTTAATTAA